From one Luteipulveratus mongoliensis genomic stretch:
- a CDS encoding lysophospholipid acyltransferase family protein produces the protein MLYLTSRMVVAPALRAVFRPTVEGRENVPRTGAVILASNHLSFVDSVVIPMVAPRQVHFLAKSSYFTGTGLKGAALRMWMTSMGMIPVERDDTRAAANSLEIALRVLNEGKAFGIYPEGTRSRDGRLYRGRTGVAHLALETGAPVVPVGIEGTPDIQPIGSNRPRVAHATIRFGEPLRFVERYAGVPAGKARRQVTDEIMDAIHELTGQERAGTYNEHPPAT, from the coding sequence ATGCTCTACCTCACCTCGCGGATGGTCGTCGCGCCTGCGCTGCGCGCGGTATTCCGTCCTACGGTCGAGGGGCGTGAAAACGTCCCGCGCACCGGCGCGGTGATCCTCGCGAGCAACCACCTGTCCTTCGTTGACAGCGTCGTGATCCCGATGGTCGCGCCGCGCCAGGTGCACTTCCTCGCCAAGTCGTCCTACTTCACGGGCACGGGCCTCAAGGGCGCGGCCCTGCGGATGTGGATGACGTCGATGGGCATGATCCCGGTCGAGCGTGACGACACCCGTGCGGCCGCCAACTCACTCGAGATCGCATTGCGAGTTCTCAACGAGGGCAAGGCTTTTGGGATCTATCCGGAGGGCACGCGCTCGCGTGACGGGCGGCTCTACCGGGGCCGCACCGGGGTGGCTCACCTCGCCCTCGAGACCGGGGCACCCGTCGTACCCGTGGGCATCGAAGGCACGCCTGACATCCAGCCGATCGGGTCCAACCGGCCTCGCGTCGCGCACGCGACGATCCGGTTCGGTGAGCCGCTCAGGTTCGTCGAGCGGTACGCCGGTGTGCCGGCTGGCAAGGCCCGTCGCCAGGTGACCGACGAGATCATGGACGCGATCCATGAGCTGACGGGCCAGGAGCGGGCGGGCACCTACAACGAGCACCCACCCGCCACCTGA
- a CDS encoding aspartate kinase codes for MSLVVQKYGGSSLSDADSIKRVARRIVDTRKAGNRVCVVVSAMGDTTDELLDLADAVSPAPPERELDMLLTAGERMSMALVSMAIANLGDSARSYTGSQAGVITDDSHGKARIIDVTPGRIQAALDKGHIVIVAGFQGVSQNTKEITTLGRGGSDTTAVALAAALKADVCEIYTDVDGIFTADPRIVPTARKIDRITNEEMQEMAASGAKVLMLRCVEYARRFNLPIHVRSSFSHREGTWVLDPTEGETVEAPIIAGVAHDRSEAKLTVVGVKDSPGQAAEIFNAVAAAEINIDMIVQNVSAADTGKTDVSFTLPKSDGQTAVKKLKALKEKLGYDHLQYDDQVGKLSLIGSGMRSHPGVSATLFQALADAGINIEMISSSEIRVSVVTRDDQLDDAVRAVHTAFGLDSSDGEAVVYGGSGR; via the coding sequence GTGAGCCTGGTAGTCCAGAAGTACGGCGGTTCGTCGTTGTCCGACGCCGACAGCATCAAGCGTGTCGCCCGCCGCATCGTCGACACCCGCAAGGCCGGCAACCGCGTCTGCGTGGTCGTCTCGGCGATGGGTGACACGACCGACGAGCTGCTCGACCTGGCCGATGCGGTCTCCCCAGCACCCCCCGAGCGTGAGCTCGACATGCTGCTCACCGCGGGCGAGCGGATGTCGATGGCTCTGGTCAGCATGGCGATCGCCAACCTCGGCGACTCAGCCCGCTCCTACACGGGTTCGCAGGCCGGCGTCATCACCGATGACAGCCACGGCAAGGCCCGCATCATCGACGTCACACCTGGCCGCATCCAGGCGGCGCTCGACAAGGGCCACATCGTCATCGTGGCCGGGTTCCAGGGCGTCAGCCAGAACACCAAGGAGATCACCACGCTCGGCCGTGGCGGCTCCGACACCACCGCCGTCGCGCTCGCCGCCGCCCTCAAGGCCGACGTGTGCGAGATCTACACCGATGTCGACGGCATCTTCACCGCGGACCCGCGCATCGTGCCGACGGCCCGCAAGATCGACCGCATCACCAATGAAGAGATGCAGGAGATGGCGGCCTCTGGGGCCAAGGTGCTGATGCTTCGCTGCGTCGAGTACGCCCGCCGCTTCAACCTGCCGATCCATGTGCGGTCGTCGTTCAGCCACCGCGAAGGAACGTGGGTCCTCGACCCCACTGAAGGAGAGACCGTGGAAGCCCCGATCATCGCCGGCGTCGCGCACGACCGCAGCGAGGCCAAGCTCACCGTCGTGGGCGTCAAGGACAGCCCCGGCCAGGCCGCCGAGATCTTCAACGCGGTCGCCGCGGCGGAGATCAACATCGACATGATCGTGCAGAACGTCTCGGCCGCCGACACCGGCAAGACCGACGTCTCCTTCACGCTGCCGAAGTCCGACGGGCAGACCGCGGTCAAGAAGCTCAAGGCGCTCAAGGAAAAGCTCGGCTACGACCACCTGCAGTACGACGACCAGGTCGGCAAGCTGTCCCTGATCGGTTCGGGCATGCGCAGCCACCCGGGTGTGAGCGCGACGCTGTTCCAGGCGCTGGCCGACGCTGGTATCAACATCGAGATGATCTCCAGCTCGGAGATCCGCGTCTCGGTCGTGACGCGCGATGACCAGCTGGACGATGCCGTACGCGCCGTGCACACCGCGTTCGGCCTCGACTCCAGCGATGGTGAGGCTGTGGTCTACGGGGGGTCTGGGCGATGA
- a CDS encoding ABC transporter permease subunit, with the protein MYHSTAAARASSALLAILVAVLATVGLATPAGAADNSGTKAGPAAVPKVLRVGTEGVYPPFSFHDPNDKGKLTGYDIEVMNAVGKKLGAKIEYVEIPFDSIFAALTAKRIDMVANQVTFTPERNALYDLSVPYVDTTVVIVTRKSENSIKSLKDIKGKKAGESLTSSFGDLAKQNGAKVTGVDDLSQAMSLLRDGRVDVVVNDKLAVRSYLATTKDDTVKVSGETPEKTKSVLVARKGSGYIQDVNQALVDLTADGTIKKTYDKYFTATPKTPNSWELIKDNAWPMLKATLKFTIPLTAIGFCVGLVIALFVALARMSSNPIASGAARVYISIIRGTPLLVQLFIIFFALPELGFKINAFPAAAIAFSLNVGGYAAEIIRSAIQSLPKGQWEAGSTVGMNYATTLRRIILPQAARTAVPPLSNTLISLVKDTALASVITVPELLRSAQVVAAPSGKFLALYGMAAFYYWVICLVLSTLQSRTETRLNRFVAS; encoded by the coding sequence ATGTATCACTCAACCGCAGCAGCGCGGGCCTCGTCCGCGCTGCTCGCGATCCTGGTCGCCGTGCTGGCGACGGTCGGACTGGCCACTCCGGCCGGCGCAGCAGACAACTCCGGCACCAAGGCGGGACCGGCCGCCGTACCCAAAGTCCTGCGCGTCGGCACTGAGGGTGTCTACCCGCCGTTCAGCTTTCACGACCCGAACGACAAGGGGAAACTGACCGGGTACGACATCGAGGTCATGAACGCGGTCGGCAAGAAGCTCGGCGCCAAGATCGAGTACGTCGAGATCCCGTTCGACTCGATCTTTGCGGCGCTGACGGCCAAGCGCATCGACATGGTGGCCAACCAGGTCACCTTCACACCGGAGCGCAATGCGCTCTACGACCTGTCGGTGCCCTACGTCGACACGACGGTCGTCATCGTCACGCGTAAGAGCGAGAACTCCATCAAGTCCCTGAAGGACATCAAGGGCAAGAAGGCGGGCGAGAGCCTGACGAGCTCGTTCGGCGACCTGGCCAAGCAGAATGGCGCCAAGGTCACCGGCGTGGATGACCTGAGCCAGGCGATGTCCTTGCTGCGCGACGGTCGCGTGGACGTCGTGGTCAACGACAAGCTTGCTGTCAGGAGCTATCTCGCGACGACGAAGGACGACACGGTCAAGGTGTCCGGTGAGACTCCGGAGAAGACCAAGTCCGTCCTCGTGGCCCGCAAGGGCTCGGGCTACATCCAGGACGTCAACCAGGCCCTGGTCGACCTGACCGCGGACGGCACGATCAAGAAGACGTACGACAAGTACTTCACCGCGACGCCGAAGACGCCGAACAGCTGGGAGCTGATCAAGGACAACGCGTGGCCGATGCTCAAGGCGACGCTGAAGTTCACGATCCCGCTGACCGCCATCGGCTTCTGCGTCGGCTTGGTGATCGCGCTCTTCGTCGCGCTGGCGCGGATGTCCAGCAACCCGATCGCGAGTGGTGCGGCCCGGGTCTACATCTCGATCATCCGCGGTACGCCGTTGCTGGTGCAGCTCTTCATCATCTTCTTCGCGCTGCCAGAGCTCGGTTTCAAGATCAATGCGTTCCCCGCGGCCGCCATCGCGTTCAGCCTCAACGTCGGCGGTTATGCCGCCGAGATCATCAGATCGGCTATCCAGAGTCTGCCCAAGGGCCAGTGGGAGGCGGGATCGACGGTGGGCATGAACTACGCGACGACCTTGCGACGGATCATCCTGCCGCAGGCCGCGCGCACCGCCGTACCCCCCTTGTCCAACACGCTGATCTCGCTGGTCAAGGACACCGCACTGGCCTCGGTGATCACGGTGCCTGAGCTGTTGCGTTCGGCGCAGGTCGTCGCGGCACCGTCCGGGAAGTTCCTGGCGCTGTACGGCATGGCCGCCTTCTACTACTGGGTGATCTGCCTGGTCCTCTCCACCCTCCAGTCTCGAACTGAGACCCGACTGAACAGGTTCGTAGCCTCATGA
- the recR gene encoding recombination mediator RecR, translating into MYEGVVQDLIDELGRLPGIGPKSAQRIAFHLLQADPVDVQRLTEVLTVVREKVRFCDTCFNVAESEQCKICLDPRRDLSQICVVEDPKDVIALERTREFRGRYHVLGGAISPIDGVGPDDLRITELMRRLADGEVTEIILATNPNLTGEATASYLARLLKTLGLRVTRLASGLPVGGDLEYADEVTLGRAFEGRRLLDA; encoded by the coding sequence GTGTACGAAGGCGTGGTCCAAGACCTGATCGACGAGCTCGGCCGGCTACCCGGCATCGGGCCGAAGTCTGCGCAGCGCATCGCCTTCCACCTGCTCCAGGCCGACCCGGTCGACGTCCAGCGGCTGACCGAGGTGCTGACCGTCGTCCGCGAGAAGGTCCGTTTCTGTGACACCTGCTTCAACGTCGCCGAGTCCGAGCAGTGCAAGATCTGCCTCGATCCGCGCCGCGACCTCAGCCAGATCTGCGTGGTCGAGGACCCCAAGGACGTCATTGCGTTGGAGCGCACCCGCGAGTTCCGCGGTCGCTACCACGTGCTGGGCGGGGCGATCAGCCCGATCGACGGTGTCGGACCGGACGACCTGCGGATCACCGAGCTGATGCGGCGGCTGGCCGACGGTGAGGTCACCGAGATCATCCTTGCGACCAACCCCAATCTCACGGGCGAGGCCACCGCGTCCTACCTCGCTCGACTGCTCAAGACCCTAGGACTCAGAGTCACCCGGCTCGCCTCCGGACTGCCCGTCGGCGGCGACCTGGAGTACGCCGACGAGGTCACTCTCGGCCGCGCCTTCGAGGGACGGAGACTGCTCGATGCCTGA
- a CDS encoding DUF5063 domain-containing protein codes for MPDTTTETRAAPGPPPHSDLAQLAVDTANDARDFTGAIRDIAAGVATDAAIPLLLLVISQLQVTGARLGAIQDVLPDERFEPDPGPDKDHDALRVSLANVFEGIDDYADIVDPLTSVELGRGALSDDLAGIVAALDHGLAHFDRGRPVEAMWWWQFSYLSEWGVRAAAVLRVVLTILSHLRMDADEDTVADAEFDALHP; via the coding sequence ATGCCTGACACCACCACCGAAACCCGCGCCGCCCCGGGTCCGCCGCCACACAGCGACCTGGCGCAGCTCGCGGTCGACACCGCCAACGACGCCCGTGACTTCACCGGCGCCATCCGCGACATCGCGGCGGGTGTGGCGACCGACGCCGCGATCCCGTTGCTGCTGCTGGTGATCAGCCAGCTGCAGGTCACGGGAGCCCGCCTCGGTGCGATCCAGGACGTACTCCCCGATGAGCGGTTCGAGCCCGACCCCGGCCCGGACAAGGACCACGACGCCCTGCGCGTCTCGCTGGCCAACGTCTTCGAAGGCATCGACGACTACGCCGACATCGTGGACCCGCTGACCTCCGTCGAGCTCGGCCGCGGCGCGCTCAGCGATGACCTGGCCGGCATCGTCGCGGCGCTCGACCACGGGCTGGCGCACTTCGACCGCGGTCGCCCGGTCGAGGCGATGTGGTGGTGGCAGTTCAGCTATCTGTCCGAGTGGGGCGTACGCGCCGCCGCCGTCCTCCGGGTCGTGCTGACGATCCTGTCCCACCTGCGCATGGACGCTGACGAGGACACCGTCGCCGACGCCGAGTTCGACGCGCTCCACCCCTGA
- a CDS encoding aspartate-semialdehyde dehydrogenase: MSTGLHVGVVGATGQVGGVVLRLLAERNFPVASLRLFASARSAGKTLEWQGDSVSIEDASTADPAGLDIAIFSAGGATSKALAPKFAAAGVTVIDNSSAWRLDPEVPLVVSEVNPEAIKDAKKGIIANPNCTTMAAMPALKALADTAGLQRLVISTYQAVSGSGLAGVDELAGQVRKGADTMEQLTHDGSAVDLGEPNKYVAPIAFNVLPMAGSIVDDGLGETDEEQKLRNESRKILGLPDLRVSGTCVRVPVFTGHSLSINAEFAQAITADEAHDVLAKAPGVELADVPTPLAAAGQDPSYVGRIRQDHSVEDNRGLVLFISNDNLRKGAALNTVQIAEVIAASR, translated from the coding sequence ATGAGCACGGGTCTCCACGTCGGCGTCGTCGGCGCGACGGGTCAGGTCGGCGGGGTTGTCCTGCGGCTCCTTGCCGAGCGCAATTTCCCGGTCGCGTCCCTGCGACTGTTCGCATCCGCCCGTTCAGCCGGGAAAACCCTTGAGTGGCAGGGCGATTCGGTTAGCATCGAGGATGCTTCGACGGCCGACCCTGCTGGGCTCGACATCGCGATCTTTTCCGCGGGCGGCGCGACCTCGAAGGCGCTGGCGCCGAAGTTCGCAGCTGCCGGCGTGACCGTGATCGACAACTCCTCGGCCTGGCGGCTCGACCCCGAGGTCCCCCTGGTGGTCTCGGAGGTCAACCCCGAGGCGATCAAGGACGCCAAGAAGGGCATCATCGCCAACCCCAACTGCACCACGATGGCCGCGATGCCCGCGCTCAAGGCGCTGGCCGACACCGCAGGTCTGCAGCGGCTGGTCATCTCGACCTATCAGGCGGTCTCCGGCTCCGGTCTCGCCGGCGTCGACGAGCTTGCCGGTCAGGTTCGCAAGGGCGCCGACACGATGGAGCAGCTGACCCACGACGGCTCCGCGGTCGACCTGGGCGAGCCCAACAAGTACGTCGCGCCCATCGCCTTCAATGTGCTGCCGATGGCCGGTTCGATCGTCGACGACGGACTCGGTGAGACGGACGAGGAGCAAAAGCTGCGCAACGAGTCGCGCAAGATCCTCGGCCTGCCAGACCTCCGAGTCTCGGGCACCTGCGTACGCGTCCCGGTCTTCACCGGCCACTCACTGTCGATCAACGCCGAGTTCGCGCAGGCCATCACGGCCGACGAGGCGCACGACGTGCTCGCCAAGGCGCCAGGCGTCGAACTCGCTGACGTACCAACGCCATTGGCGGCGGCCGGCCAGGACCCGTCGTACGTCGGCCGGATCCGGCAGGACCACTCGGTCGAGGACAACCGCGGCCTGGTGCTGTTCATCAGCAATGACAACCTGCGCAAGGGCGCAGCACTCAACACCGTTCAGATAGCCGAGGTGATCGCAGCCTCGCGCTGA
- a CDS encoding M14 family zinc carboxypeptidase, whose product MTRRRLLAPTLAACALVASAATAAAAQPTDSTPGPPAAGPTDSRTPSYYDVTLDATHTSAGLIAQGADVSEGSRPGQAVVVATPEQAGRLRTAGYRLTYTASLYAQQPQARTSLADGTYYGGYHTVAAHEQHVADVAAAHPDLATATTVGQSWLKQQGRGGHDIKAICITKKAEGDCDGKSDGKPKFTMMAQIHARELATGELAWKWIDTLVGDYGKDDAITKLMDTTELWVIPIANPDGVDVVASNPDEPLWQRKNVNDVDTADCSKEDQGIDLNRNADVSWNNPDQGGPCDETFSGKAAASEPELQGLQGFFSTLYADKRANDWTSPADPDTTGTFITLHSYGNYVIYPWGHTNDASPDKAKLKAIGDKYAASNGYQVGTAGETVGYLAPGGTEDWLYYDRGVPGVTFEVGGDGGDCGGFFPAYSCMDDFWAKNKPAFITAGQLAAKPYAVG is encoded by the coding sequence ATGACCAGACGCCGCCTCCTCGCCCCGACCCTCGCCGCGTGCGCCCTCGTGGCGAGCGCTGCCACAGCAGCCGCCGCCCAGCCGACCGACTCGACGCCCGGGCCACCAGCCGCAGGGCCCACCGACAGCCGTACCCCTTCGTACTACGACGTCACTCTGGACGCGACCCACACCTCGGCCGGGCTCATCGCGCAGGGAGCCGACGTCTCCGAGGGCTCCCGACCGGGACAGGCTGTCGTGGTCGCGACGCCCGAGCAGGCCGGCCGGCTGCGTACGGCCGGTTATCGGCTCACGTACACCGCGTCGCTGTACGCCCAGCAGCCACAGGCGCGTACGTCGTTGGCGGACGGCACGTACTACGGCGGCTACCACACGGTTGCCGCCCACGAGCAGCACGTCGCCGACGTCGCGGCCGCCCATCCGGACCTGGCCACGGCGACCACCGTCGGACAGTCCTGGCTGAAGCAGCAGGGTCGCGGCGGTCACGACATCAAGGCCATCTGCATCACCAAGAAGGCCGAGGGCGACTGCGACGGCAAGAGCGACGGCAAGCCGAAGTTCACGATGATGGCGCAGATCCATGCGCGTGAGCTCGCGACCGGCGAGCTCGCCTGGAAGTGGATCGACACGCTGGTCGGCGACTACGGCAAGGACGACGCCATCACCAAGCTGATGGACACCACCGAGCTGTGGGTCATCCCGATCGCCAACCCGGACGGCGTCGACGTCGTCGCCTCGAACCCGGACGAGCCGCTCTGGCAGCGCAAGAACGTCAACGACGTCGACACGGCCGACTGCTCCAAGGAGGACCAGGGCATCGACCTGAACCGCAACGCCGACGTGTCGTGGAACAACCCCGACCAGGGCGGGCCGTGCGACGAGACATTCTCGGGCAAGGCCGCTGCCTCCGAGCCCGAGCTGCAGGGTCTCCAGGGCTTCTTCAGCACGCTGTACGCCGACAAGCGCGCCAACGACTGGACCTCGCCGGCCGATCCGGACACGACCGGCACGTTCATCACGCTGCACTCCTACGGCAACTACGTGATCTATCCGTGGGGGCACACCAATGACGCCTCGCCGGACAAGGCCAAGCTGAAGGCGATCGGCGACAAGTACGCCGCCTCGAACGGCTACCAGGTCGGCACCGCCGGAGAGACGGTCGGCTACCTGGCGCCGGGCGGCACTGAGGACTGGCTCTACTACGACCGCGGCGTGCCGGGCGTGACCTTCGAGGTCGGCGGAGACGGCGGCGACTGCGGAGGGTTCTTCCCGGCGTACTCCTGCATGGACGACTTCTGGGCCAAGAACAAGCCGGCGTTCATCACGGCCGGCCAGCTGGCCGCGAAGCCGTACGCGGTGGGCTGA
- a CDS encoding aspartate-semialdehyde dehydrogenase, whose translation MATKKPTLAIIGATGAVGSVALKMLSTREDIWGDVRIVGSDKEIGQTRTARGEEVTIEPLSEQLFADVDVALFALPDVLSETWAPKAVEQGAVVIDCSGAFRRDTDVPLVLAEVNPAQTSKRPRGIVCSPNGTTASVLTALSPLHQGWGLSELVVTTFQAVSGVGSAGVQRLYDEVGALAGNRRVGQVPGDVRRAVSDLPETSPFPGPIAYNVVPFAGRLMDEGWTSEEIRLRDESRKVLGLSKLKVSATCVRVPVVTAHSFSVHATFEMPINVRDARRALIEGPNYVVVLDDPASGEWPNPADVVGSDPTFVGRIRQSPDFPKSLDMFVCSDNLRKGSALNMVQVAELVAAEL comes from the coding sequence ATGGCCACCAAGAAGCCCACGCTCGCCATCATTGGCGCCACCGGCGCGGTCGGATCCGTCGCGCTCAAGATGCTGTCCACCCGCGAGGACATCTGGGGGGATGTCCGAATCGTCGGTTCCGACAAGGAGATCGGTCAGACCCGCACCGCGCGCGGTGAGGAAGTGACGATCGAACCCCTCTCCGAGCAGCTGTTCGCCGACGTCGATGTGGCGCTCTTCGCACTGCCGGACGTGCTGTCCGAGACCTGGGCGCCCAAGGCGGTCGAGCAGGGCGCGGTGGTCATCGACTGCTCCGGCGCCTTCCGCCGCGACACCGATGTGCCGCTCGTGCTGGCCGAGGTCAACCCGGCCCAGACCAGCAAGCGACCGCGCGGCATCGTCTGCAGCCCCAACGGCACCACGGCGTCCGTACTCACCGCACTCTCCCCGCTGCACCAGGGCTGGGGACTGTCCGAGCTGGTCGTCACCACGTTCCAGGCCGTCTCGGGTGTCGGCTCGGCCGGCGTCCAGCGGTTGTACGACGAGGTGGGCGCCCTGGCGGGCAACCGTCGCGTCGGGCAGGTGCCCGGTGACGTACGACGAGCGGTGTCCGATCTCCCTGAGACGTCGCCCTTCCCCGGGCCGATCGCCTACAACGTGGTGCCGTTCGCGGGTCGGCTGATGGACGAGGGCTGGACGTCGGAGGAGATACGCCTGCGCGACGAGTCCCGCAAGGTGCTCGGACTCTCCAAGCTGAAGGTCTCGGCGACCTGTGTGCGGGTGCCGGTGGTGACGGCCCACTCGTTCTCCGTGCATGCGACGTTCGAGATGCCGATCAATGTGCGCGACGCGCGGCGGGCTTTGATCGAGGGCCCCAACTACGTTGTGGTGCTTGATGATCCGGCGTCCGGCGAGTGGCCCAACCCGGCCGATGTGGTGGGGTCCGACCCGACCTTCGTGGGGCGTATCCGGCAGTCCCCGGACTTCCCCAAGTCGCTCGACATGTTCGTCTGCAGCGACAACCTGCGCAAGGGTTCGGCCCTCAACATGGTGCAGGTCGCCGAGCTGGTGGCCGCCGAGCTCTGA
- a CDS encoding MFS transporter produces MTTTTAPPQTHRSPILTRPLLAVVAANFCALCGFYLLVAAIPSQATSIGAGTSGAGLATSVLLLTTVAGELIAPRLLNRYTSRRVLGGSLAALGLAPLLVTSSPTMGALLLGCTICGLGFGVLMVTAGTLIAFLAPADRRGEALGLTGAIACLPGVAGLPAGIWLVAQYGAAPVFLLAGGATLAGLSVLRGVPSDVTATDGPPSGLLATVRRPEMWRPSLVFLSTTMAAGIVVAFLPLALGAASGVAAAALLVMSVGATLGRWLAGRHGDRHGPARLLVPSLIISATGLLMLGLTTQPAVVLLGAAVLGLGFGGTQNSSMAIMLERASAAEYRSVTALWNIAYDAGWGIGAAAFGMVVGGTGFAIAFGITGLLMLSTLGAAIRTSRSGSVSPAARR; encoded by the coding sequence ATGACCACCACGACCGCACCCCCGCAGACACACCGCTCGCCGATCCTGACCCGGCCGCTGCTCGCCGTGGTCGCTGCCAACTTCTGCGCCCTGTGCGGGTTCTACCTGCTGGTCGCCGCCATCCCGTCTCAGGCCACGTCGATCGGAGCGGGTACGTCCGGGGCCGGCCTGGCCACCAGCGTTCTCCTCCTCACCACGGTGGCCGGCGAGCTGATCGCGCCGCGACTGCTCAACCGCTACACCAGCCGTCGGGTGCTCGGCGGCTCGCTGGCCGCCCTCGGCCTCGCACCGCTGCTCGTCACGAGCTCACCGACCATGGGCGCACTGCTGCTGGGCTGCACGATCTGCGGTCTCGGATTCGGTGTCCTGATGGTCACGGCGGGCACACTGATCGCCTTCCTCGCACCGGCCGACCGCCGCGGCGAGGCCCTTGGCCTCACGGGAGCGATCGCCTGCCTGCCCGGCGTCGCGGGTCTGCCGGCCGGGATCTGGCTCGTCGCGCAGTACGGCGCAGCACCGGTCTTCCTGCTCGCGGGCGGCGCGACCCTGGCCGGACTCAGCGTGCTGCGCGGAGTCCCCAGCGATGTGACCGCGACCGATGGCCCGCCCTCTGGGCTGCTGGCAACCGTCCGGCGTCCCGAGATGTGGCGTCCGTCCCTCGTCTTCTTGTCGACGACCATGGCGGCCGGCATCGTCGTCGCGTTCCTGCCGCTGGCGCTCGGAGCGGCCAGCGGTGTCGCAGCAGCCGCCCTGCTGGTCATGTCGGTCGGCGCGACGCTCGGACGTTGGCTGGCCGGACGCCACGGTGACCGGCACGGGCCGGCGCGGCTGCTCGTACCCAGCCTGATCATCAGCGCCACCGGACTGCTGATGCTCGGCCTGACGACTCAGCCAGCCGTCGTACTCCTCGGCGCGGCGGTCCTGGGCCTGGGGTTCGGCGGCACTCAGAACAGCAGCATGGCGATCATGCTGGAGCGGGCCTCCGCTGCGGAGTACCGCAGCGTCACTGCCCTCTGGAACATCGCCTACGACGCGGGCTGGGGTATCGGGGCGGCGGCCTTCGGGATGGTCGTGGGCGGCACGGGATTCGCGATCGCGTTCGGGATCACCGGCCTGCTGATGCTGTCCACGCTGGGCGCTGCGATCCGGACCAGCCGCTCTGGCTCGGTCAGCCCTGCTGCTCGTCGATGA